Below is a window of Candidatus Hydrogenedentota bacterium DNA.
TAGACCACAAAATGACGGCCCGGGTTTCAATTATGGTGAGATATCCGGGCTAGAGCAAGATAAAGAGCAAGAGCAAGAAAAACCGGGATGACGGGGGTGGCAGTGTTTGTATCAGCGTGTAAAAATGGAATTCAGCGGTATTAGATGCGTTTGCCCTGCCTTTTCGCCCAATTCTTGGCATGCGCCGCCGGGGATGGTGTACCATGTGGGGGAAATGCGGGGCGGTTTGCGCCGTGTTTCCCCCCGCAACCAACCCGCGGGCGCGCGTTTGGCCGGTGCCATCCGCCGCGCCCCCTGCGAGACCACGCCATGCGCACTGTTGAGAATTTGAACGTCCTGTCTTTCAAGCCGCTGGTGCCCCCGGCGTTGATGAAGGAGGAGGTCCCCCTGAGCGCGGAGGCCAGCGAAACCGTGGCCGCCGCGCGCGAGGAGGTCTCGGCCATCCTCGACCTGAAAGACCCGCGCCTCCTGGTCATCGTCGGCCCCTGCTCGATTCATGACCGGGAGGCGGCGCTGGAGTATGCGGGACGGCTGAACGCGCTGCGGCGCGAACTGGCCGACCGGATGTGCATCGCCATGCGGGTGTATTTTGAAAAGCCCCGCACGACCGTCGGCTGGAAGGGCCTCATCAACGACCCCGACCTCGACGGCAGCTACGATGTGGAGAAGGGCATCCGCAAGGCGCGCGAGATACTGGCGGGCATTGTGGGGCTCGGCCTGCCCGCGGCCAGCGAGATTCTGGACCCCATCATCCCGCAGTACATCGCCGACCTGCTGGCGTGGGTCTCCATCGGCGCGCGCACCAGCGAGTCGCAGACCCACCGCGAGCTCGCCAGCGGCATGTCCATGGCCGTGGGCTTCAAGAACAGCACGGACGGCTGGCTGCAGGTGGCCATTGACGCCATTCTCGCCGCCTCATGGCCGCACCACTTCCTCGGCATTGACAGCGAGGGCCGGTCCAGCGTGGTGGCCACCCAGGGCAACCCCTACGGCCACATCATCCTGCGCGGCGGGCGCTCCGGCCCCAACTACGACCCCGTCAGCGTCATCAGCGCCGAGGAGCAGCTTGCGGCGGCCGGGCTCAAGCCGCGCATCATGGTGGATTGCAGCCACGCGAACTGCGGCAAGCGCCCGCACCTCCAGGCCCACGTCCTGCGCGACGTGGTCCAGCAGCGCGTCGAGGGGAACCGCTCCCTCATCGGCGTGATGCTTGAAAGCAACCTGAAAGAGGGCTGCCAGAAACTGACCAGCGACCCGTCGAAACTGGAGTACGGGAAGAGCATCACCGACCCCTGCCTGGACTGGGAGACAACGGAGCGGCTCCTGCGCGAGGCCCACGCCAAGCTGGGCGCCTGCGCCGGCTGCGAACGCCGCCAGGGAACGTGAGAAAGGAGACGGCCATGACCCGCAACGCCTTTGTGATGAAACTGAAACCGGGCTTCGAGGCGGAATACAAACGCCGCCACGACGAACTCTGGCCGGAAATGGCGGACATGCTCCGCGATGCGGGCATATCGGACTACTCCATCTTCCTGGACCCGGCCACGGGGAACCTCTTCGCGGTGCAGAAGCTCGCCGACGGCAACACGGCGGCGGCGCTGCCCGGCACGGACGCCGTGAAGAAGTGGTGGGCCTACATGGCCGACATCATGGAGACGAATCCGGACAACTCCCCCGTGGCCGCGCCGCTCACGGAGGTTTTCCACCTTGACTAGCCCCGCGCACGCGGGCCGGGAGAACGCCATGAACCCGCCCCAGTTCCACGCCACCACCGTCCTCGCCGTCCGCAAGGACGGCATGGTCGCCATCGGCGGCGACGGCCAGGTCACCCTGGGCGACACGATCATGAAGGGCAACGCCAGCAAGGTGCGGCGGCTGGCCGGGGACTCCGTGCTGGCGGGATTCGCGGGCGCCGTGTCCGACGCCTTCACGCTCTTTGACCGCTTCGAGGGCAAACTGAAGGAGCACAACGGCAACCTGCTGCGCGCCGCCGTCGAGCTGGGCAAGGAGTGGCGCACGGACAAGTACCTCCGCCAGTTGAACGCCATGCTCGCCGTGTGCGACCGCGAGACCTCCCTGCTGGTCGCGGGCACGGGCGAAATCATCGAGCCGGAGGACGGCATCCTCGCCATCGGCTCCGGCGGGCCCTACGCCCTGGCGGCGGCCCGCGCACTCACCGCGCACACGGAACTCGACGCGCGCGGCGTGGTCGGGGAGGCCCTGCGCATCGCCGCGGGCATCTGCATCTACACCAACACCAACATCCGCGTGGAGACGCTGTAGCCCCGGCGCGCGGCCCCATGGGGAAGGGACGCATGCGCCGCTTGGTGACCCGCCACAAGTATGCAAGGCGGTGTGTTTGGATTTGCGCCTATTGGCACCACGCCCCGGAGGCATGAAAACGCCCGCACAAGCACATCCTCTCGTGATCAGGCGGTCTGGTGGGCAGTCACAAAAAGAAAAAGAACGAATATTCCCCCGCCAACCGGCCAAACAGTCACCCTTTCCCGCGCCCGCGTTACCTCAGCGCGCCGTCCAGCCACCGGACCGCCGCGGACAGTTCAGGCCCCGGGTCGGGCCAGGGGTGCCCGCCGCCGGGCCGCACCAGCAGTTCCGCGGCGCCCCCGGCGGCGCGCAGCGCCGCCACCAGGCGCTCTGACTGGTTCAGCGGCACCAGCGGGTCCGCGTCCCCGTGCACGAGAAGGAACGGCGGCGGTGTCTGGCCGGGGTGGCGCTCCGCGAACTGCGCCGCCGCGTGGACCGGGGAGAGTTCGCGCAGCCGCCCGATGATCTCCTCCTCCGTCCGCCCGTGCGTTCCGCCCCGGAAAAGCAGCTCGTGGTTTTCGATCTCCGAAAGGTGGACGCGGTCCATCCGGTGGCCGTTGAAGTCGAGCAGGTCCGTGGGCGGAAAAAACAGAAGGGCCGCGCGCGCCGAGGTGTCGTGGCGGTGGTACGGGTCGCGGCCCGCGGGCCGCGCCTTTTGGGGGCTCAGCGCCGCAAGCGCGGCGAGGTGCCCGCCCGCGGAGACCCCGGCCAGGGCCAGACGCTCAGGATCGACGCCCCATTCGGCGGCGCGCTCTTTTATATGCCGCAGCGCCGCGTGGACATGCAGCACCAGGGCGCGCCCGTCGAAGAGCCCGGCGGAGCCGGGGGAGACGGCGAAGACGGTGAAACCCGCCGCGCACAGCGCGTCGCACAGGCCGAAGCCCAGATGCTCGTTGAGCAGCAGCCTGTCCGAGCGCCAGCCGCCGCTCACCACGTCCACCACACCAAGGCCGTTGGCGCGGCCGGCGGGGCGGAACACGTCCATGACCAGGCCCGCGCCGCGCGCCTCGGCGTAGACATGGTTGAACTCCTGGAGAAAGTGCCCGCGGATTTTCGGGCGGACCCGGAGCATGGCGCCCGGGCGGTGCAGCATTTCAACGGGGTGCGACCCCGCCTCGTTCATGGCGCGGTCCATCGCGTCACTTGGCGAGGTGCGTGTCAAACCAGCCCCGGATGAGGAGGATTTCCTCGGGGATGGTCAGCCAGAAATGGCCGCCGTCCTTCTTCACCACCAGCGAGGCCTCGTTCCCCTTCTCCTTGAGCGCCGCCACCATCTGCTCCGACTGGTCCAGGGGGACAATCGGGTCCGAGTCGCCGTGGATCAGGAAGACCGGCGGCATGCCGGGCTTCGCCTGGAGCGCCGGGGAAAGCGCCTCCATGCGCGCGCGAAGATCCTCCTCCGTCTTGCCGTCCAGGCCCTCGGTGAACATCAGGGACGGCTCCCGGCTGTAGGACACGGGGCCGCCGCCCCAGTTCAGGAAATTGGTCGGCGGGAAGAAGGCGGCCACGGCGCGGACCTGCGTCCCGTGCCGCAGCACGGGGTCTTCCGCCTTCGGGTCGCCCTCCACGGCCCGCAGCATCGCCAGCAGCGACAGGTGGCCCCCGGCCGACGCGCCCATCAAGCCGAGCCGGTCCGGGTCCACGCCGTACTCGGCGGCGTGCTCCTTGACCCACCGTATGCCGTATTGGAGGTTTTCCGTAATCTCAAGCCCGTTGAAGTCCGGCAGCGAGCCCACGCGCACGGCGAACACGGTGTAGCCGCCCGAGCAGAGGATGTCGAAGACACCCGCCTGAAGGTGCTCGTTCTCGCGTCCGGGACTGCTGTTCCAGCCGCCGCTGATCACGTCAATCAGGCCCAGCCCCTTGCCCGCGTCGCCCGGCTTGTAAAAGGGGTTGGCGTTTTGCCCGTTGGGCTTGTAGATGTTCACCAGCATCGGGCGCCCCTTCACCTCGTTGTACTGGATGTCCTTGCTCAGGTCATAGGGCTTGCCCTGCGCGGCGGCGGCGCCGCACACCAGCAGGCCCGCGAACAGGAACATAAACACGGCAAGAAGGCGCGTGCGATTCATGTCATATCTCCTTGAGCTGGCCGCGTTGACAGGCGCGGAGCCCACCGCGCCGTTGGACCTGCTTTTGGACATGATAGCAGGGGTTCGGGCGCGAGTCCAAAGCCGCCATGGAGAAGAGGAGACCTCCGGTCGGAAGCGTGGCGTGGTCGGGAAACCACGCCACAACGGGGAGCCTGCCAAGCCTGTATTGGCATGGGCACTTTTGTGGCATGACCGTCCCGGCCATGATCTTACACGGGCGGGACGCCCGTGCCACCCCACCGCCACCTACCGCTTCAACTGCGCGTCCAGCCAGGCGAAGGCCGCCTCCTGCATCTCGACGTTGAACTCGTGGGGCACGGACCACATGCGCGTCTCCAGGCGCTCCGGCGCGCCCGCGAGGGACCAGGCGTTCTGCAGCACGGCCCAGGCGTCCTCCACACCCTTCACTGGGAAGAGGGTGTCCTGGTCGCCGTTGTAGAAGAGCATGGGCTTGGGGCAGGCCAGGGAGGCCACGTCCGGGTAGTCCAGCCAGTTGCGCAGGCCCGGCACCAGCATGGAGAAGGCGGACTGGCCGCGGGTCTGGTTGTTGCCCGGCTGCGACAGCGCCTCCGTGGTGCCCATCCAGCAGATGGCCGCGCCCGCCGCGACGCGGTCGCTCAGGGCGCACAGCATCCACGTGCGGTGGCAGCCCATGGACAGCCCCGCCGCCGCGATGCGCGCGGGGTCCACCTCGGGCAGGGTCGCCAGAAAGTCAACGCTGCGCAGGTCGTCCCACGCGACCACGCCGGTCCAGGTCATGCCCAGTTGGAGGAGGTTCGCGCCGAGTTCCTGCTGCGCCTCGTAGGACACGCCCTCGGCCCGGCCCCGCTCGCCCCAGAAGAGCGCGTCCACCGCCAGCACCACATGGCCCCGCGCCGCGAGCGCGTCGCCGAAGAACCGTCCGCCGTAGCATTTGCCAACCCACTCCTCCGCGTCCTTCATGGTCTTGCGGTCGTCGGCGAGGGGCCGCACCACTTTTTCCTTGCCGATGGAGAAGTGCGCGCCGTGGTCGTGCAGGCCCAGC
It encodes the following:
- the rhaM gene encoding L-rhamnose mutarotase; this translates as MTRNAFVMKLKPGFEAEYKRRHDELWPEMADMLRDAGISDYSIFLDPATGNLFAVQKLADGNTAAALPGTDAVKKWWAYMADIMETNPDNSPVAAPLTEVFHLD
- a CDS encoding 3-deoxy-7-phosphoheptulonate synthase; this translates as MRTVENLNVLSFKPLVPPALMKEEVPLSAEASETVAAAREEVSAILDLKDPRLLVIVGPCSIHDREAALEYAGRLNALRRELADRMCIAMRVYFEKPRTTVGWKGLINDPDLDGSYDVEKGIRKAREILAGIVGLGLPAASEILDPIIPQYIADLLAWVSIGARTSESQTHRELASGMSMAVGFKNSTDGWLQVAIDAILAASWPHHFLGIDSEGRSSVVATQGNPYGHIILRGGRSGPNYDPVSVISAEEQLAAAGLKPRIMVDCSHANCGKRPHLQAHVLRDVVQQRVEGNRSLIGVMLESNLKEGCQKLTSDPSKLEYGKSITDPCLDWETTERLLREAHAKLGACAGCERRQGT
- a CDS encoding alpha/beta hydrolase encodes the protein MNEAGSHPVEMLHRPGAMLRVRPKIRGHFLQEFNHVYAEARGAGLVMDVFRPAGRANGLGVVDVVSGGWRSDRLLLNEHLGFGLCDALCAAGFTVFAVSPGSAGLFDGRALVLHVHAALRHIKERAAEWGVDPERLALAGVSAGGHLAALAALSPQKARPAGRDPYHRHDTSARAALLFFPPTDLLDFNGHRMDRVHLSEIENHELLFRGGTHGRTEEEIIGRLRELSPVHAAAQFAERHPGQTPPPFLLVHGDADPLVPLNQSERLVAALRAAGGAAELLVRPGGGHPWPDPGPELSAAVRWLDGALR
- a CDS encoding alpha/beta fold hydrolase, which codes for MNRTRLLAVFMFLFAGLLVCGAAAAQGKPYDLSKDIQYNEVKGRPMLVNIYKPNGQNANPFYKPGDAGKGLGLIDVISGGWNSSPGRENEHLQAGVFDILCSGGYTVFAVRVGSLPDFNGLEITENLQYGIRWVKEHAAEYGVDPDRLGLMGASAGGHLSLLAMLRAVEGDPKAEDPVLRHGTQVRAVAAFFPPTNFLNWGGGPVSYSREPSLMFTEGLDGKTEEDLRARMEALSPALQAKPGMPPVFLIHGDSDPIVPLDQSEQMVAALKEKGNEASLVVKKDGGHFWLTIPEEILLIRGWFDTHLAK
- the hslV gene encoding ATP-dependent protease subunit HslV; this translates as MNPPQFHATTVLAVRKDGMVAIGGDGQVTLGDTIMKGNASKVRRLAGDSVLAGFAGAVSDAFTLFDRFEGKLKEHNGNLLRAAVELGKEWRTDKYLRQLNAMLAVCDRETSLLVAGTGEIIEPEDGILAIGSGGPYALAAARALTAHTELDARGVVGEALRIAAGICIYTNTNIRVETL